A genome region from Arthrobacter sp. SLBN-100 includes the following:
- a CDS encoding antibiotic biosynthesis monooxygenase family protein, giving the protein MSATGNDLPLQSDVPTLGREGFVGRFYTSGRWSVKPGHEEAFARAFAESGVKDVDPPIRGLLQRPRLLRDLRQPGSYLSYAVWESREAIEEFRSRPDFPAMIARMKEHLDDMQISTLELVLGEELTDMGLDS; this is encoded by the coding sequence ATGAGTGCGACAGGCAATGACCTGCCTCTGCAGTCCGATGTACCGACTCTCGGACGCGAGGGTTTCGTCGGAAGGTTCTATACCTCCGGCCGCTGGTCAGTGAAACCGGGTCACGAGGAGGCATTCGCAAGGGCGTTCGCGGAATCGGGCGTAAAGGATGTGGATCCTCCAATTCGTGGGCTTCTTCAGCGTCCACGGCTACTTCGCGATCTCAGGCAGCCCGGGAGCTATCTCAGCTACGCCGTGTGGGAGAGTCGGGAAGCGATCGAGGAGTTCAGGTCCCGGCCGGATTTTCCGGCAATGATCGCGCGGATGAAAGAACATCTGGATGACATGCAAATTTCCACACTGGAACTGGTTCTCGGTGAGGAGCTGACGGACATGGGGCTGGATTCCTGA
- a CDS encoding cytoplasmic protein — MAFENERVRVLEYSDSPGHTTTEHSHPDSVMITVSAFRRRISSNGKSVDVELPAGVARWLPAQHHSGENIGETDTHTFFVELKESPRAADDEAEQLGPVEP; from the coding sequence GTGGCTTTTGAAAACGAACGTGTCCGCGTGCTTGAGTACAGCGACTCACCCGGACATACCACCACAGAGCACAGTCACCCCGACAGCGTGATGATTACGGTCAGTGCTTTCCGTCGCCGTATTTCTTCGAACGGAAAGTCCGTGGATGTGGAGCTGCCCGCCGGAGTCGCCCGGTGGTTGCCGGCCCAGCACCATTCCGGGGAAAACATCGGAGAAACAGACACGCATACGTTCTTTGTGGAGCTCAAGGAATCCCCGCGGGCTGCAGACGATGAAGCGGAGCAACTGGGACCAGTCGAGCCCTAG
- the tsaD gene encoding tRNA (adenosine(37)-N6)-threonylcarbamoyltransferase complex transferase subunit TsaD: MNRPQPLVLGIESSCDETGVGIVRGTALLTNTVSSSMDEHVRFGGVIPEIASRAHLDAFVPTLEQALSDAGVTLDEVDAIAVTSGPGLAGALMVGVCAAKALAVATGKPLYAINHLVAHVGVGLLDGKEGQAPELPQNLGALLVSGGHTEILKINSITDDVVLLGSTIDDAAGEAYDKVARILGLGYPGGPAIDKMARTGNPKSIRFPRGLSQPKYMGTADEPGPHRYDWSFSGLKTAVARCVEQFEARGQEVPVADIAAAFQEAVVDIISSKAVLACREHGITNVLLGGGVAANSRLRELTGQRCASAGIRLHVPPLDLCTDNGAMVAALGAQLVMAGVAPSGTGFAPDSSMPVTAVSLPA, encoded by the coding sequence ATGAACCGCCCGCAGCCCTTGGTGCTCGGCATCGAATCGTCCTGCGACGAAACCGGCGTGGGCATTGTCCGGGGGACCGCCCTCCTGACCAACACCGTCTCTTCCTCAATGGACGAGCATGTCCGGTTCGGCGGGGTCATCCCCGAAATCGCCTCACGCGCCCACCTCGATGCCTTCGTCCCCACCCTCGAGCAGGCGCTCTCGGACGCCGGTGTAACGCTTGACGAGGTGGATGCCATCGCCGTCACCTCGGGCCCCGGTCTGGCCGGCGCCCTCATGGTTGGTGTCTGTGCTGCCAAGGCACTCGCTGTGGCCACCGGAAAGCCGCTCTACGCCATCAACCATCTCGTCGCGCACGTGGGCGTGGGCCTGCTCGACGGCAAGGAAGGGCAAGCGCCCGAGCTGCCCCAAAACCTCGGCGCCCTGCTGGTCTCCGGCGGGCATACCGAAATCCTGAAGATCAACAGCATCACCGACGACGTGGTCCTCCTCGGCTCCACCATCGACGACGCAGCCGGCGAAGCGTACGACAAGGTGGCCCGCATCCTTGGCCTCGGCTACCCGGGCGGGCCCGCCATCGACAAGATGGCCCGTACCGGCAACCCCAAGTCCATCCGCTTCCCCCGCGGCCTCAGCCAGCCCAAGTACATGGGCACCGCCGATGAACCCGGCCCGCACCGTTACGACTGGTCCTTCAGCGGTCTCAAGACGGCGGTGGCCCGGTGCGTTGAGCAGTTTGAGGCGCGCGGCCAGGAAGTTCCGGTCGCGGACATTGCAGCCGCTTTCCAGGAAGCCGTGGTGGACATCATCTCCTCCAAGGCCGTGCTGGCGTGCCGGGAGCACGGGATCACGAATGTGCTGCTGGGCGGCGGTGTGGCGGCAAACTCGAGGCTCCGCGAGCTGACCGGACAGCGCTGCGCCTCCGCCGGGATCAGGCTGCACGTGCCACCGCTGGACCTTTGCACGGACAACGGCGCCATGGTGGCGGCACTGGGTGCGCAGCTGGTGATGGCCGGGGTGGCACCGAGCGGAACCGGGTTCGCCCCCGACTCGTCCATGCCGGTTACAGCGGTGTCCCTCCCCGCCTGA
- the rimI gene encoding ribosomal protein S18-alanine N-acetyltransferase, producing the protein MTPDDVIAVSVLEQRLFPVDAWPLHMFYDELAQPETRWYLVAEGSDGIVGYAGLMCIEPIADVQTIAVVPEYEGRGIGTALLTSLIEEARRRYAADLLLEVRADNPRAQQLYLRFGFEQIHVRPRYYRDGVDALIMRLQLTGPAGPEAEQETGNHPSPEAGQP; encoded by the coding sequence ATGACCCCCGACGACGTCATCGCGGTCAGCGTCCTGGAGCAGCGGCTTTTCCCGGTGGATGCCTGGCCCCTGCACATGTTCTATGACGAGCTGGCCCAGCCGGAAACCCGCTGGTACCTCGTAGCTGAGGGCAGCGACGGCATTGTGGGCTATGCCGGGCTGATGTGCATCGAACCCATCGCGGACGTGCAGACTATCGCCGTCGTACCTGAATACGAAGGGCGCGGTATTGGCACCGCACTGCTGACCAGCCTGATCGAGGAGGCGCGCCGCAGGTACGCCGCCGATCTCCTCCTGGAGGTCCGGGCCGACAACCCGCGGGCCCAGCAGCTGTACCTGCGCTTCGGATTCGAACAGATCCACGTCCGCCCCCGCTATTACCGCGACGGCGTTGACGCCCTCATCATGCGGCTCCAGCTGACGGGCCCCGCCGGCCCGGAAGCGGAACAGGAAACAGGAAACCACCCATCACCGGAAGCAGGCCAGCCATGA
- the tsaB gene encoding tRNA (adenosine(37)-N6)-threonylcarbamoyltransferase complex dimerization subunit type 1 TsaB, with amino-acid sequence MLILAIDTSAVASAALVSDDALEGVVASFSTEDTRSHAEVLAPGIEKMLLEAGVGGAEIDALVVGVGPGPFTGLRSGIATARTLSFVWGKPLYGLMSLDAVALEVAESTAAAPEFLVVTDARRKEVYWARYSLTEGQLPVLEDGPHVSFAADLPDLPAYGAGSGLYADTLKADPEFAREQPDALYLGQFALARLAAGGELLDSTPLYLRESDAQVPGPRKRAL; translated from the coding sequence ATGCTTATCCTCGCCATCGACACTTCCGCCGTGGCCAGCGCGGCGCTCGTCTCGGATGACGCACTGGAAGGCGTGGTGGCCAGCTTCTCCACCGAGGACACCCGCAGCCACGCGGAGGTTCTTGCTCCCGGGATTGAGAAAATGCTCCTTGAGGCCGGCGTGGGCGGAGCTGAGATCGATGCCCTGGTGGTCGGCGTCGGCCCGGGCCCGTTTACCGGGCTCCGGTCCGGAATCGCCACCGCGCGAACCCTGTCCTTCGTCTGGGGCAAGCCCCTGTACGGGCTGATGAGCCTGGACGCCGTGGCCCTGGAAGTCGCGGAATCCACCGCCGCCGCCCCGGAATTCCTGGTGGTGACGGACGCGCGGCGCAAAGAGGTCTACTGGGCCCGCTACAGCCTCACGGAAGGACAGCTTCCCGTATTGGAGGACGGCCCGCACGTCAGCTTCGCGGCGGACCTGCCGGATCTTCCCGCCTACGGTGCCGGGTCCGGGCTCTACGCAGACACCCTGAAAGCGGACCCGGAATTCGCCCGCGAACAGCCGGACGCCCTGTACCTGGGCCAGTTCGCGCTGGCCCGGCTCGCCGCAGGCGGTGAACTCCTGGACTCCACGCCTTTGTACCTGCGCGAATCCGACGCCCAGGTCCCCGGACCCAGGAAGAGGGCCCTGTGA
- the tsaE gene encoding tRNA (adenosine(37)-N6)-threonylcarbamoyltransferase complex ATPase subunit type 1 TsaE has product MSSSNQPAENSPEARPNWEKTLTATTAEQTHNLGVRLAGVLEAGDLLVLSGELGAGKTTFTQGLGEGLGVRSGVISPTFVLVRIHPNLPDGPRPGGPDLVHVDAYRLGSAAEIDDIDLENTLDSSVTVVEWGHDRVEHLSESRLEIDLHRATGLQAIGVGAVGADGSAGTGRMTGGEMLDFENGDTDEPRTIVMRGYGPRWPAVPDPVATFEGKP; this is encoded by the coding sequence ATGAGCTCGTCCAACCAGCCCGCGGAGAACAGTCCCGAGGCGCGGCCCAACTGGGAAAAGACGTTAACGGCGACGACGGCGGAACAGACGCATAACCTCGGCGTGCGCCTTGCGGGCGTCCTGGAAGCCGGGGACCTGCTGGTGCTTTCCGGCGAGCTGGGTGCGGGGAAAACGACCTTCACGCAGGGGCTGGGGGAGGGGCTGGGTGTGCGTTCCGGCGTCATTTCCCCTACCTTCGTCCTGGTCCGCATCCACCCCAACCTGCCGGACGGGCCCCGTCCCGGCGGACCGGACCTGGTGCATGTGGACGCGTACCGGCTGGGCTCGGCAGCCGAAATCGACGATATCGACCTTGAGAACACCCTTGATTCGTCCGTGACGGTGGTCGAATGGGGCCACGACCGGGTGGAGCACCTCAGCGAGAGCAGGCTGGAAATTGACCTGCACCGGGCTACTGGACTTCAGGCTATTGGAGTGGGTGCTGTCGGCGCGGATGGCAGTGCGGGTACCGGCAGAATGACAGGCGGCGAAATGCTTGATTTCGAAAATGGGGACACGGATGAGCCCCGGACCATCGTGATGCGCGGCTACGGCCCGCGCTGGCCGGCCGTCCCGGACCCGGTGGCCACCTTCGAAGGGAAACCCTGA
- the alr gene encoding alanine racemase: MTYPATTGDFDAALAQDPRDERSAVIDLDAIRHNVRRLAAAASPAKVMAVVKADAYGHGAVPVARAALEAGAAWLGVAHISEALALRAAGIDVPLLAWLHTTESNFGAAVAAGVDIGCSGWELDRIVAAAREQERPARIHLKVDTGLGRNGATLDTWDHLVGEAMEYQDQGLLRVVGIFSHLAVADEPERPETDQQLAAFREVLAVAEDAGVDPEVRHLANTPATLSRPDTHFDLVRVGLGIYGLSPFAGQTSAELGLRPAMELRTVVSQCKEVPDGQGVSYGLRYHTSGPSTLGLIPVGYADGIPRVATGGPVRVAGRTYPVVGRIAMDQMVIDLGDVGPGGAGLLGAEAQLFGDGADGGPTADDWARSAGTINYEIVTRISPRVPRRFINEQPAAGHGGEGAA, from the coding sequence GTGACTTACCCCGCTACAACCGGTGATTTCGACGCTGCGCTCGCACAGGACCCCCGCGACGAAAGGTCCGCCGTCATCGACCTTGATGCCATCCGGCACAACGTCCGCCGGCTGGCCGCAGCAGCGTCCCCGGCGAAGGTGATGGCCGTGGTGAAGGCTGATGCTTACGGACATGGCGCGGTCCCGGTGGCCCGGGCGGCCCTTGAAGCGGGCGCAGCATGGCTGGGCGTCGCCCACATCTCCGAGGCCTTGGCTCTGCGGGCCGCCGGAATCGACGTGCCGCTGCTCGCCTGGCTGCACACCACGGAAAGCAACTTCGGCGCCGCGGTGGCGGCCGGCGTCGACATAGGATGCTCCGGCTGGGAGCTCGATCGCATTGTCGCGGCGGCCCGGGAACAGGAGCGCCCGGCCCGGATCCACCTGAAGGTTGACACCGGCCTTGGACGCAACGGCGCGACGCTTGATACCTGGGACCACTTGGTGGGCGAAGCGATGGAATACCAGGACCAGGGGCTGCTGCGCGTGGTGGGAATCTTCTCGCACCTCGCAGTCGCCGATGAGCCGGAACGCCCCGAGACCGATCAGCAGCTCGCCGCGTTCCGGGAAGTGCTGGCGGTTGCGGAGGACGCGGGGGTAGACCCCGAAGTCCGGCACCTGGCCAACACCCCGGCCACGCTGTCCCGTCCCGACACGCACTTTGACCTGGTCCGGGTGGGCCTGGGCATTTACGGACTGTCGCCCTTTGCCGGCCAGACCTCGGCCGAGCTGGGACTGCGGCCGGCAATGGAGCTGCGGACTGTGGTGTCCCAGTGCAAGGAGGTGCCGGACGGGCAGGGCGTGTCCTACGGCCTCCGGTACCACACGAGCGGCCCCAGCACCCTGGGCCTGATTCCGGTGGGCTATGCCGACGGGATTCCACGCGTCGCCACCGGCGGCCCGGTCCGGGTAGCCGGCAGGACCTACCCCGTGGTGGGGCGGATCGCGATGGACCAGATGGTAATCGACCTCGGCGATGTTGGCCCAGGAGGTGCAGGGCTGCTGGGCGCCGAAGCACAGCTGTTCGGCGACGGAGCGGACGGCGGCCCCACTGCTGATGACTGGGCACGCTCCGCCGGAACCATCAACTACGAGATTGTGACCCGGATCAGCCCGCGGGTTCCGCGCCGCTTCATCAACGAACAGCCCGCCGCCGGGCATGGTGGGGAGGGGGCCGCATGA
- a CDS encoding carbohydrate kinase family protein produces MDAIPARPFDPLAAVRSPSDAGFDVLLAGTVFQDIIFTGLPHGPEPGTEIWSDGMGSCPGGVANQAIAAARLGLRTGLAAAFGDDGYGDFNWKILASQEHVDLSLSRKVPGWHSPVTVSLCVDKDRSLVTHGHAAPVTSSELIGDPPAALAGIAEVGLEVEPWAKAAYQSGVKLFGDVGWDPSGVWAPVRLENLQYFHAFLPNQREAMAFTGKDDPWTALYALADRVPVAVVTLGPQGAMAVDSETGEEEWVPSLPVKAFDPTGAGDCFDAAFIVGSLAGWPLGNRLRFANLCASLAVQEVGGSLAAPGWGDIADWWKRANARPERQTSQWLRRFGFLADVIQDVPLAAQRRAAATIAHLSDA; encoded by the coding sequence ATGGACGCGATCCCAGCACGCCCGTTCGATCCCCTGGCCGCAGTCCGGTCGCCCTCGGACGCCGGCTTCGACGTGCTGCTCGCCGGGACCGTGTTCCAGGACATCATCTTCACCGGTCTTCCCCATGGGCCCGAACCGGGCACGGAAATCTGGAGCGACGGCATGGGCAGCTGCCCGGGCGGCGTGGCGAACCAGGCGATCGCCGCGGCGCGGCTGGGCTTGCGCACAGGCCTGGCGGCGGCCTTCGGTGATGATGGCTACGGGGACTTCAACTGGAAAATCCTGGCCAGCCAGGAGCACGTGGACCTGAGCCTGTCGCGGAAGGTGCCGGGCTGGCACTCACCGGTCACCGTCTCGCTGTGCGTGGACAAGGACCGGTCGCTGGTCACCCATGGCCATGCCGCGCCCGTGACGTCCTCGGAGCTCATCGGCGATCCGCCTGCCGCGCTCGCCGGCATCGCCGAAGTGGGGCTGGAAGTGGAGCCGTGGGCCAAGGCGGCGTACCAGTCGGGGGTGAAGCTGTTCGGCGATGTCGGGTGGGATCCCAGCGGCGTGTGGGCGCCGGTCAGGCTGGAGAACCTGCAGTACTTCCACGCCTTCCTGCCCAACCAGCGCGAGGCCATGGCCTTCACGGGCAAGGACGATCCCTGGACTGCCCTGTACGCGCTGGCCGACCGTGTTCCGGTGGCCGTGGTGACGCTCGGGCCGCAGGGTGCCATGGCGGTGGATTCGGAAACGGGGGAGGAGGAGTGGGTGCCGTCCCTGCCCGTCAAGGCGTTTGACCCCACCGGCGCCGGAGACTGTTTCGACGCCGCCTTCATCGTTGGGAGCCTGGCCGGATGGCCGCTGGGGAACAGGCTGCGTTTCGCGAACCTCTGTGCCTCGCTGGCCGTGCAGGAAGTGGGGGGATCCCTTGCCGCCCCTGGCTGGGGCGACATCGCAGACTGGTGGAAACGTGCCAACGCCCGGCCGGAACGGCAGACCAGTCAGTGGTTGCGGCGCTTCGGCTTCCTCGCGGATGTCATCCAGGACGTCCCGCTCGCGGCCCAGCGCAGGGCAGCCGCCACCATCGCGCACCTCTCGGACGCGTGA
- a CDS encoding family 4 glycosyl hydrolase: protein MRLLIVGGGGFRVPLIYRALVSGPFSGVVTELVLHDVDPSRLDAVTAVLRSMPVPDVRVPVLPATDLPRALTDTQMVFAAIRPGGTAGRVADERVARDLGVLGQETTGAGGISYALRTIPHMMDLARLMKEHCPEAWLINFTNPAGMVTEALLPELRRRVIGICDSAGGLVQRAARAAGVILPEQRLDGVGYYGLNHLGWLYRLESEGADVLPGLLSDPHALQSFEEGRLFPQPFLARLRALPNEYLYYYYEQDKAREAMRTMAQTRGESIHSQQQELYPRLAAAGAEAFGLWEAARRSREEGYLAEARGKDERRNEDDLAGGGYERVALAAMRALAGTGEAQLILNTRNTVPSGGTGAPAGSQPAAAAPATPAAAIPGLPPDAVVELPCTVTADGALPLPQQAPPAEQLHLLQQVKEVERLTVRAVADNDRDAALQAFARHPLVASEALGAALLAGYEQAFPTLGKMWRGGGR, encoded by the coding sequence ATGCGGCTTCTGATCGTAGGTGGCGGGGGTTTCCGGGTTCCGTTGATCTACCGGGCGCTCGTCTCCGGCCCCTTCTCCGGCGTGGTCACCGAACTGGTGCTGCACGACGTGGACCCCTCCCGCCTGGATGCGGTGACGGCGGTCCTGCGGAGCATGCCTGTCCCGGACGTTCGCGTGCCGGTCCTTCCTGCCACTGACCTCCCCAGGGCGTTGACGGATACGCAGATGGTGTTTGCCGCCATCCGGCCCGGCGGCACTGCCGGCCGGGTGGCGGATGAACGGGTTGCGCGGGACCTGGGCGTCCTGGGTCAGGAAACCACCGGGGCCGGCGGCATCTCCTACGCCCTCCGGACCATCCCGCACATGATGGACCTCGCGCGCCTCATGAAGGAACACTGCCCGGAGGCGTGGCTCATCAACTTCACCAACCCCGCGGGCATGGTCACCGAGGCGCTCCTGCCCGAGCTCCGCCGGCGCGTCATCGGGATCTGCGACTCCGCGGGCGGCCTGGTGCAGCGGGCGGCCCGGGCAGCCGGCGTGATCCTGCCCGAGCAAAGGCTCGACGGCGTGGGCTACTACGGGCTGAACCATCTGGGCTGGCTCTACCGGCTGGAGTCCGAAGGGGCTGACGTGCTGCCGGGCCTGCTGTCAGACCCGCACGCCCTTCAGTCCTTTGAAGAGGGCAGGTTGTTCCCGCAGCCGTTCCTTGCCAGGCTGCGTGCCCTTCCCAATGAGTACCTGTATTACTACTACGAGCAGGACAAGGCGCGGGAAGCCATGCGGACCATGGCGCAGACCCGCGGCGAGAGCATCCACAGCCAGCAGCAGGAGCTTTATCCGCGGCTTGCTGCCGCGGGTGCGGAGGCATTCGGGTTGTGGGAGGCAGCCCGCCGCTCCCGGGAGGAAGGTTACCTGGCCGAAGCCCGCGGGAAGGACGAACGGCGCAACGAGGACGACCTCGCCGGGGGCGGATACGAGCGGGTGGCGCTGGCAGCCATGCGGGCCCTGGCGGGAACCGGGGAGGCGCAGCTGATCCTTAATACGCGCAACACCGTGCCTTCAGGCGGCACCGGGGCGCCGGCAGGTTCCCAGCCAGCCGCTGCTGCGCCAGCCACCCCTGCAGCGGCCATTCCGGGGCTGCCGCCGGACGCCGTCGTCGAACTTCCCTGCACGGTGACCGCCGACGGCGCGCTGCCGCTGCCCCAGCAGGCTCCCCCGGCGGAGCAGCTTCACCTGCTGCAGCAGGTGAAGGAAGTGGAACGGCTGACGGTGCGGGCGGTAGCGGACAATGACCGGGATGCCGCGCTGCAGGCTTTCGCCCGGCACCCGCTCGTGGCATCCGAAGCACTCGGCGCGGCCCTGTTGGCAGGTTACGAGCAGGCGTTTCCTACCCTGGGGAAGATGTGGCGCGGCGGTGGACGTTGA
- the mshA gene encoding D-inositol-3-phosphate glycosyltransferase has translation MAPVRRVALLSLHTSPMEQPGSGDAGGMNVYIRELASALAEAGVEVEIFTRATSAHQPAVEHPDPGVCVHNVLAGPPRKIPKEELPGLLHHMVEEMELIRGRQPHGHYDVIHSHYWVSGIAGLELSELWGVPLVHTMHTMAKVKNLLLESGEQPEPRRRELGEHRIVDGAARLIANTSSEAAELVSHYGATYERIDIAPPGVDLSIFTPAFRARSRTERGISPDTFHLVFAGRIQRLKGPQVLVKAGALLRSRRPDINLRLTILGSLSGNKEFNLRRLVAEAGMDDVVTQLPPVKAPELAGWFRSADVVVMPSYSESFGLVALEAQACGTPVVATRVGGLSRAIFHGRTGLLVDGHHAADWADALEALYDDPVTREDMGRAAAIRAQNSGWQRTAAITLESYHAAVDNSVRPRLITALPAS, from the coding sequence GTGGCGCCTGTCCGCAGGGTGGCGTTACTGTCCCTCCACACCTCCCCCATGGAGCAGCCGGGTTCCGGCGACGCCGGCGGGATGAACGTCTACATCCGTGAACTGGCCTCCGCGCTGGCCGAGGCAGGCGTGGAAGTGGAGATCTTCACGCGGGCCACCTCCGCCCACCAGCCCGCCGTCGAACACCCGGATCCCGGTGTCTGCGTCCACAACGTCCTGGCCGGGCCGCCGAGGAAGATCCCCAAGGAAGAACTCCCCGGCCTCCTGCACCACATGGTGGAGGAGATGGAGCTGATCCGGGGCCGGCAGCCGCACGGGCATTACGACGTCATCCACTCGCACTACTGGGTGTCCGGGATCGCCGGCCTGGAGCTTTCCGAACTGTGGGGCGTGCCGCTGGTCCACACCATGCACACCATGGCCAAGGTCAAGAATCTCCTGCTCGAGTCCGGTGAGCAGCCCGAGCCGCGGCGCCGCGAACTGGGTGAGCACCGGATCGTGGACGGGGCCGCGCGGCTTATCGCCAACACCAGTTCCGAAGCCGCCGAGCTGGTGTCACATTACGGGGCCACGTACGAACGGATCGACATTGCGCCGCCCGGAGTGGACCTGAGCATCTTCACTCCTGCCTTCCGGGCCCGGTCAAGGACTGAACGGGGCATCAGCCCGGACACGTTCCACCTGGTTTTCGCCGGCCGGATCCAGCGGCTCAAGGGGCCGCAGGTCCTGGTGAAGGCAGGTGCGCTGCTGCGGAGCCGGCGCCCGGACATCAACCTCCGGCTCACCATCCTGGGCTCCTTGAGCGGGAACAAGGAATTCAACCTGCGGCGCCTGGTAGCGGAGGCTGGCATGGACGACGTCGTCACGCAGCTTCCGCCGGTGAAGGCACCTGAGCTTGCCGGCTGGTTCCGTTCGGCGGACGTGGTGGTGATGCCCTCCTACAGCGAGTCCTTCGGGCTGGTGGCGCTCGAAGCCCAGGCCTGCGGCACGCCCGTGGTGGCCACCCGGGTGGGCGGGCTGTCCCGGGCCATCTTCCATGGCAGGACCGGGCTCCTGGTGGACGGGCACCACGCCGCCGACTGGGCGGATGCGCTGGAGGCTTTGTACGACGACCCCGTGACCCGCGAAGACATGGGCAGGGCAGCGGCCATCCGGGCCCAGAACTCAGGGTGGCAGCGCACGGCTGCGATCACGCTGGAAAGCTACCATGCCGCCGTCGACAATTCTGTGCGGCCCCGCCTGATCACCGCCCTGCCAGCGTCCTGA
- a CDS encoding formate--tetrahydrofolate ligase: protein MSGLSTDLEIARAARIRPIDEIAAAAGINPDALERYGRYKAKIDPARLTAPAPHGKVVLVSAMSPTPAGEGKSTTTVGLGDSLARAGHRVMIALREPSLGPVLGMKGGATGGGYSQVLPMDEINLHFTGDFHAVTSANNALMALVDNHIYQGNELNIDPRRMTFKRVLDMNDRALRQVVIGLGGPTQGVPREDGFDITVASEIMAVFCLATDLADLRGRLGRITFGYTFDRSPVTVADLGVQGALTLLLKEAIKPNLVQTIAGTPALVHGGPFANIAHGCNSLIATQTARRLADIVVTEAGFGADLGAEKFMDIKARFGGLAPSAVVVVATVRALKMQGGVAKDQLTLPDLVALEAGVANLRRHVRNVEKFGVTPVVAINRFSSDSKEELDWLLAWCAAEGVQAAVADVWGRGGGGDGGDELAALVARVVAGPNSFRHLYPLELPVEEKIRTIAQEIYGADGVEFSVPALKRLADIERNGWSQLPVCMAKTQYSFTDDASRLGAPKGFTIHVRDLLPKTGAGFIVALTGAVMTMPGLPAAPAAMRMDVDDAGNPVGLT from the coding sequence ATGTCTGGTCTTTCGACTGATCTTGAGATAGCCAGGGCTGCCCGGATCCGGCCCATCGACGAGATTGCCGCTGCCGCCGGAATCAACCCGGATGCCCTGGAGCGGTACGGGCGGTATAAGGCGAAGATTGACCCGGCCAGGCTGACTGCGCCCGCTCCGCACGGCAAGGTAGTGCTGGTCTCGGCCATGTCCCCCACCCCGGCTGGTGAAGGAAAGTCCACTACCACGGTGGGGCTCGGCGATTCCTTGGCACGCGCCGGGCACCGGGTGATGATCGCCCTGCGGGAGCCGTCGCTGGGCCCGGTCCTCGGGATGAAGGGCGGAGCGACGGGCGGTGGATATTCGCAGGTGCTGCCCATGGATGAAATCAACCTGCACTTCACCGGCGACTTCCATGCCGTGACGTCGGCCAACAATGCGCTGATGGCCTTGGTGGACAACCACATCTACCAGGGCAACGAGCTGAACATCGATCCCCGGCGGATGACCTTCAAACGGGTCCTGGACATGAACGACCGGGCCTTGCGTCAGGTGGTGATCGGCCTGGGCGGGCCGACGCAGGGAGTCCCCCGCGAGGACGGGTTCGACATCACGGTGGCATCCGAGATCATGGCCGTCTTCTGCCTCGCGACGGACCTGGCCGACCTCCGCGGGCGCCTGGGGCGGATCACCTTCGGCTACACGTTTGACCGCTCCCCTGTCACGGTGGCCGACCTCGGGGTGCAGGGGGCATTGACCCTGCTCCTGAAGGAAGCCATCAAACCCAACCTGGTGCAGACCATCGCCGGGACGCCGGCTTTGGTCCATGGCGGTCCTTTCGCAAATATCGCCCACGGCTGCAATTCGCTGATTGCCACGCAGACGGCCAGGCGGCTGGCGGACATCGTTGTGACGGAAGCCGGTTTTGGGGCGGACCTGGGCGCTGAGAAGTTCATGGACATCAAGGCGCGGTTTGGCGGGCTGGCCCCTTCCGCGGTGGTGGTGGTGGCCACCGTGCGGGCCCTGAAAATGCAAGGCGGAGTGGCGAAGGACCAGCTCACTCTTCCTGATCTGGTGGCCTTGGAGGCCGGAGTGGCAAACCTGCGCCGGCACGTGCGGAACGTGGAGAAGTTTGGCGTGACGCCGGTGGTGGCCATCAACAGGTTCTCCTCCGACTCGAAGGAGGAACTCGACTGGCTGCTGGCGTGGTGTGCGGCGGAGGGCGTCCAGGCCGCCGTCGCCGATGTGTGGGGTCGCGGCGGCGGGGGCGACGGCGGTGATGAACTCGCGGCCCTCGTAGCCCGGGTTGTGGCTGGCCCGAACAGCTTCCGCCACCTGTACCCGCTGGAGTTGCCAGTGGAGGAGAAGATTCGGACCATCGCGCAGGAAATCTATGGTGCCGACGGGGTTGAGTTTTCCGTGCCGGCCCTGAAGCGGCTGGCCGATATCGAGCGGAACGGCTGGTCCCAGCTGCCGGTCTGCATGGCCAAGACCCAGTACTCGTTCACGGACGACGCCTCACGCCTCGGTGCACCCAAGGGTTTCACCATCCACGTGCGGGACCTCCTGCCCAAGACCGGTGCAGGGTTCATCGTGGCGCTGACCGGAGCGGTGATGACCATGCCCGGCCTGCCCGCCGCCCCGGCCGCCATGCGAATGGACGTGGACGACGCCGGCAACCCTGTCGGCCTCACCTAA